CCGCGATGCCAGTCCGCCGCACCCCGACGCAGCCGCTCTCCGAGCCATACGAGAGCGCTCCATCCAGGAGATTGGCGACGCTTCCGGGTCCGCGGTTGGAAAGGAGCTTGTAGTCGATGTCGCGCGATACATCCTCGACCCCACTCCAGAAAAAGACGAGACCCAGCACGACGTCGCCAACCGCGCGAGCCTGATTCTCCAAAGCTGCCAGCCGGCCGTCAGGAGACTTCAGCCAACCCCTGACCGACGAGCGGGAGGGCGGACGGACTCCGGACATCAGTGGTGCAGTGTCGCAAAAACTTAAAAATTGAGAGGTGGCGGTGAATCCGATGCGAGTTTCTGAAGTCCCATCGCTGCTGCGGTGCGCGACCATCGTGGGAGCGCTGTCGCTGCTTGCACCCGCGGCATCTGCCCAGCAACAGCCCCTCGACGACGGCTTCAAGGGACAGGGCGCGGCACTCTGCGTAGCAGCAGGTGACCTCCTCCGGGGCGAGCCAGGCGCTGACGCCCGTATTTCCGGCGATGTGCTGGCGTGGCGGCAGGTTCTGCACGTCATCGAAGGAACGGAGGCCCGCCGGCAGGCTGCGCTTGAGTCGGCGCGAGCTGGGCTGGCGAGTTCCACCCCCCGGGTAAAAATCGTGAGTGCCCGGGCGCTCTGGTCTACCTGCGCCAACCGGGATTCCCAGGTGCGCTACATGCTCGTTCACGGGTCCGCGGATCGGCTCCGGTTGAATCTCGCGGAAGAACCGGGGACCGCGATGAGCGCCGAGTCGGTGCGCCGTTTGAACCGGAGCGCACTGTGCCTTGCGGCAGCCGAGTTGTTCTTGCGGGCCAGACCCTCGCAGGCGTTGCGGACGGCGTTCCGCGAGGCCAGTCCGCGCCACCCCGACGCGGCCGCGCTTCGAGCCATTCAAGAACGCTCGCGCCTGGAGATCGATGGTGTTGTCGGGTCCGCGGTTGGAAAGGAGCTACTGGCGGATTATGCCCGCGTCCTCGTCCACCCCGCACCAGAAAACCGCGAGCCTCAGAGCCGGGTCAATTTCGCGAGCAAGGTTCTGCAGGACGAGTGTCAGCCCGCCGCCGGGAGCCAGCCCGCGCCCTGACCGGCGAGCGGAACAGTTGGGCCTGCGCATTCGGCGGGCGGCGGAGCGGGGGAGGGCACGGGCAGCCACGCGGGGCGGCCGCTACCAGATTGGTGTGTGTGGCAGAGTTGGGGCGGGGGCGAGGGTGGGCAGACACGTGGGTCTGCCCCTACCGAATTCGTGCGCGGGGCGTAGGTCGGGGGAACGCACTGGGCGGGCGCGATGAATCGCGCCCCTACCAGGCATTGTACCGTTCCCCATTCCCCGTTCCCCATTCCCCCACAGTTGCCCCAACCCCGATTCCGCTGTAAAATCAAGGGCTTACAGGCCGCACCGGCTCCCATCCCCCACCGGAATGTCGTCGGAAGACACCCCGCTGATGATGCAGTGGCGCGAGGTCAAGGCGCGCCACCCCGATGCGTTCGTGTTTTTTCGCGTCGGCGACTTCTACGAGCTGTTCAACGAGGACGCGGTGGAGGGCTCCAGCCTGCTGGGGCTCACGCTCACCTCGCGGAACAACGGCGGGTCGAAGGCGCCGCTGGCGGGGATCCCCGCGCACTCGCTGGAGAACTACCTGCGCAAGCTGGTGGGGCTCGGCCGGCGCGCGGCCATCTGCGACCAGGTGGAGGACCCGGCGCTCGCCAAGGGGCTCGTGCGCCGCGAGGTCACCGAGATGGTGACGCCCGGCGCCGTCTTCAGCGACGCCCTGCTCGACGCCCGCCGCAACAACTACCTGGCGGCGGTCTCCGGCGACCCGGCGGGGGAGGGAAGCGTCGCGCTGGCGCTGGCGGACCTGTCTACCGGGGAGGTGACGGTGCGGGCGGTGGCGTGGGAGGAGCTTGCGGACGTGCTGGGCGCCGCCCGGCCCGCGGAGCTCCTCCTTCCGCGTTCGTGGGAGCTCTTTCCCGGCACCCCGCCCGCCGAGGCGACGCGCACCTTTCGCGGCGACTGGCTGTTCGAGCCGGGGACGGCGCGGGAGGAGCTCCAGCGCCACTTTCGCGTCGCCAACCTGAGCGGCTTCGGCTTCGAGGCGGGGGACGCGCCGCTCGTGGGCGCGGTGGGGGCGCTGGTGGCGTACCTGAACGAGGTGCAGCCGGCCGGCTTCGGCGCGCTGCGGCCGCCGCGGGTGGAGCGCCCCGGCCATGCCATGCCGCTGGACGAGATGACGCGCCGCAACCTGGAGCTGGTGGAGACGCTGCGCGGCGGTGGCGCCGAGGGGACGCTGCTGGGGGTGATGGACGAGGCGCTCACGCCGATGGGCGGCCGCCTCCTGCGCCGCTGGCTCCTGGCCCCGCTGCTGGACGGCGAGCGCATCAACGCCCGCCTGGACGCCGTCGAGGAGCTGTTCGGCGACGACGGGGTGCGGCGCGACGCCCGCGCGGCGCTGGCCGAGATCCGCGACCTGGAGAGGCTTGGCGTCAAGGTGGGCACGGGGCGCGTGAACCCGCGCGAGATGCTGGCGCTCGCCGCGTCGCTCGGGCGCCTGCCCCCGCTGCGCGCCGCGCTGGCGGACTGCAAGGCAGCCCTGCTTCAGGAGCACCTGGACGCGATCGAGCCGATGGACGACGTGCGCGAGCTGGTGGCGCTCGCCATCGATGCGGAGGCGCCGGTGTCCGTGGCGGAGGGCGGGGTGATCCGCGCCGGCTTCAACGCCGAGCTGGACGAGCTGCGCTCCGTTCGCGACGGCGCCGTGGACTGGATCGCGCGGCTGCAGGCGCGCGAGCGGGAGCGGACGGGGATCGGGTCGCTCAAGGTGGGCTTCAACCGCGTCTTCGGGTACTACCTGGAGATCACGCGCACCCACGCCGATCGCGTCCCTTCCGATTACCACCGCAAGCAGACGCTGGCGAATGCGGAGCGGTACTACACGCCCGAGCTGAAGGAGTGGGAGGAGAAGGTGCTGGGCGCCGAGGAGCGCATCGCGGCACTGGAGACGCGCCTCTTCGCCGAGCTGCGCGCGTCCGTCGCGCGGGAGCTGCCGCGCATCCAGCGGGTGGCGGAGCGGGTCGCCGCCGTGGACGTGCTCGCTGGGCTGGCCGAGGCCGCCTGCCGCCGCGACTTCTGCCGCCCGGCCGTCGACGACGGGTTCGCGCTGGAGATCCGCGGCGGGCGGCATCCCGTGGTGGAGACGATGATGCCGCGCGAGGAGTTCATCCCCAACGACCTGAGCCTGGACACCGAGCGGCGGGTGATGATCCTGACCGGGCCCAACATGGCGGGAAAGAGCACCATCCTGCGCCAGGTGGGCCTCATCGTGCTCCTGGCGCAGATCGGGTCGTTCGTGCCGGCGCGCACGGCCCGCATCGGGATCGTGGACCGCATCTTCACCCGCGTGGGCGCCTCGGACAACCTGGTGCGCGGGCAGAGCACCTTCATGGTGGAGATGAACGAGACGGCGGCGATCCTGCACGGCGCCACCGCCCGCTCGCTCGTGCTGCTGGATGAGATCGGCCGCGGCACTTCCACCTGGGACGGGCTGAGCGTCGCCACCGCGACGACCGAGCACCTGCACGACGTGACCGGCGCCAAGACGGTGTTCGCGACGCACTACCACGAGCTCACCCGGCTGGCGGAGCGGCTCTCCGGCGTCGTCAATTTCTCCGTCGCCGTGCGCGAGGTGGGGGAGGACATCGTCTTCCTGCGCCGCCTGATCGCCGGCGGCGCGGACCGCTCGTACGGCGTGGAGGTGGCGCGGTTGGCCGGCCTGCCTGGCACGGTGGTGGAGCGCGCCAGGGAGATCCTGCGCGAGCTGGAGGCGCAGGCCGAGCCCGCCCCGCCCAGCAACGGACGCGTGCAGCTCCCTGCGCAGCTCGCCCTTTTCGAGCCCGATCCGCACCCCGCCGTCGCGCGGCTGCGCCGGGTGGACGTGAACCAGGTGACACCGATGCAGGCGCTCGCGCTCCTCGCCGAGCTGGCGGAGGCGGCGCGCTCATGATGCGCCTCGTCGCGCTCGTGCTGCTGCTGGGGGCGTGCGACGCGCGGCAGGAGGCGATGACGGCACCGCGCCCCATCGAGCCGCTCCGGAACGCGGCGGGGAAGGAGGGCTCTCCCTTCCAGTATCCGGAAGAGCTGTGGGAGGCGCAGGTGAACGGTGAGACGATGCTGCGCCTCTACATCACCGCGCAGGGCACCGTGGACAGCGTGCGCGTGGAGCGCACCAGCGGATACGAGGCGTTCGACGCGGCCGCGCTGGCCGGGAGCCGGTCGCTGCGCTTCGAGCCCGCCCGGCGCGGCGCGGAGCCGGTGGGCGCATGGTTCATACTTCCCGTGAAGTTCGATTCGGGTGCCGCCGCCGATTCGGCGCGCGACCCATCCCCCAAGTCCGTGGTCCCATGACCGATTTCGCCGAGCAGCTCCTCGCCCGCCCGCGCCACACGCGCCCCTACGCCAACATCGTGGAGGCGGTGGGGTGGACTCCGCTGATCCGCCTCAACCAGGTGACGGCGGGGATCCGCACGCCGGTGTACGGCAAGGCGGAGTTCATGAACCCGGGTGGGAGCGTCAAGGACCGCGTGGGGCCCGCCATCATCGAGGCGGCCGAGCGCGCGGGGGAGCTGCGCCCCGGCGGCACCGTGGTGGAGGGGACCAGCGGCAACACCGGCGTGGGGCTGGCGCTGGCGGCGGCCATCAAGGGGTACCGCTGCATCTTCACCATCCCGGACAAGATGAGCCAGGAGAAGGTGCGCCTCCTCAAGGCCTTCGGCGCCGAGGTGATCGTAACGCCCACCGCGGTCGCGCCGGACCATCCGGACAACTACGTGATGATGGCGAAGCGGATCGCGGAGGAGACCCCCAACGCCATCCTCGCCAACCAGTTCTACAACCAGGCCAACCCCGAGGCGCACTACGCCACCACGGCCCCGGAGATCTGGGAGCAGACGGAGGGGCGCGTCACCCACTTCGTCTCCGCGGCCGGCACGGGCGGCACGCTGACGGGCGTCGGGCGCTTCCTCAAGGAGCGCAACCCGGAGGTGCGCGTCATCGGCGGCGACCCGGTGGGCTCCATCCTCGCGGGCTACGCGGCGACGGGTGCCAAGCCGGAGGCGGCGCCGTACAAGGTGGAGGGGATCGGGCAGGACAAGATCCCCGGCACGCTGGACATGAGCGTGGTGGATGAGTGGCGCTACGTGGAGGACCGCGCCTCGCTGGGGATGGCGCGCCGCCTGACGCGCGAGGAGGGGCTCTTCGTGGGCGGATCGGCGGGGCTGATCTGCCAGGTGGCGCTGGACGTGGCGCGCGAGGTTGACGATCCCGACGCCTGCGTCGTCTTCATCCTGTGCGACACCGGCGAGCGCTACCTCTCCAAGATCTACAACGACGAGTGGATGCGGGAGAACCGGATGCTGGAGCCGTCGCGCGTGACGGCGCGCGACATGGTGGGCGGCAAGGGCGACAACGCGCCTGCGCACCTGATCGCCGTGGCGCCGGAGACGCCGGTGCGGCAGGCGCTGGGCTTCATCACGCAGCACAACATCTCGCAGCTCCCCGTGGTCTCCGAAGGCGACTGCGTGGGGCACCTCTCCGAGGCCACGCTGATGTCGCGGGTGCTGGAGAACACCGCCACGCTGGACCAGTCCGTCCAGCACCTGATGGACGCGCCGCTGCCGGTGGTGGACGCGCACGTGGACCTGCCGGGGATCACCCGGCTGCTGAACCGGCAGAACCCGGCGGTGCTCGTGCGCCACGACGGGCGGCTGACGGGGATCATCACCCGCTACGACGTCCTGCGCTACGTAACCGACGGCCGGTGAAGGGCCGCGGGGGCAAGCCCTTCCAACTCGCGCACGAGGTGGACGGAAGTCTTGCCCGGCGTGGCAAACACGTTACATTCACCGCTACCCGGCGCGTCCGGGCGCGGCTAGTGTAATGCGCGTCCCGGGCAGGTGCCCGGGTCGTGGCTGGAAACTCTCAATCTCCCCGAGAAAAACATGATTAAACGCTGTTCGCAGACGGCAGCCGCGCTCCTCTGCGCGATGCTGCTGGCGTTCGGCTGGGCGGGCGGCGCGCAGGCACAGGGCGTCACCACGTCCGCCGTGTCGGGCCGCGTCACCAATGCGGCGGGCGCACCGGTCGCCGGCGCGCGCGTGCTGGTGACCAGCGGGTCCACCGGCGCCCAGAGCCGCGTGGTCACGCGCGAAGACGGGCGCTACCTGGTCTCCGGCCTCCAGCCGGGAAGCGGCTACCGCGTGGAGGTGAGCGGCCTTGGCCTGGCGCCGCAGACGCGCACCGGGGTGACGCTGACGCTCAGCCAGACGCTGCGCCTCGACTTTACCCTCGCCGCGCAGGCGATCGCCATCGAAGGGATCACCGCGCGCGCCGAGCGCTCGGGCGCCACCTTCTCCCGCACGCGCACGGGGCCGGCCACCACGGTGCGGGACAGCGCCCTCCAGCGCCTCCCCACCATCAGCCGCGACCTCTCCGACTTCACGCGCCTGGTGCCGCAGATCGCCACCTCGGGCGGCGGCTCCAACGCGGCGGGGCGCAACTCGCGCTTCAACAACATCCAGATCGACGGCGCCGTCAACAACGACCTGTTCGGCCTCTCCACCAGCGGCACGCCGGGCGGCGCGGCGGGGACGCGCCCCATCACCATGGAGGCGATCCAGGAGCTCCAGGTGGTGCTCGCGCCGTTCGACGTGCGGCAGGGCGGCTTCACGGGCGCGGGGATCAACGCGGTCACCAAGAGCGGCACAAACCGCTTCACGGGGACCGCGTCGTTCTTCACCCGCGACCAGGAGCTCGTGGGGCGCTACCGCTTCCGCCAGGGCGACTCGATCGCGCTGTCGCCGGAGTTCAGCAACTTCAACGAGACCAACTTCGGCGCCTCGCTGGGCGGCCCCATCGTCCGCAACAAGGTGCACTTCTTCATGGCGGGCGAGCGCACGGACCGCGAGTCGCCCACGGGCTTCGTGGCCGGGCAGCAGTCGTCCATCAGCGACCCGCTGGCCAACCGGATCTCGGACATCCTGACCACGCAGTACGGCTACAACCCGGGGACGGTGGGCGAGGTGAAGCTGGGCCGCGAGAGCACCAACATCTTCGGCCGCCTGGACTTCAACCTGTCGCCGAACCAGCGTCTTACCATCCGCAACAACTACGTGGATGCGTTCGACGACAACCTGACGCGGCGCAACGACCTGTACCAGCTGGGGAACACGATGTACGCGTTCGACAGCAGGACGAACTCGACGGTCGGCCAGCTGAACAGCACCTTCGGCTCGAACTTGTCCAACGAGCTCCGGGTCAACCGCACCACCATCCGTGAGCGCCGCGACCCCGGCACCACCCAGCTTCCCTTCGTGCGCGTGGGCGCGGGCGGCACCAACTTCGTGGTGGCGGGTCCGGAGAACAGCTCGGTGGCGAACGCGCTGAACCAGGACCTCCTCGAGATCACGAACGACCTGACGCTCTCGGCGGGGGCCCACCGCATCACGCTGGGCACGCACAACGAGTTCTTCCAGTTCAGCAACCTGTTCGCGCAGAACATCTACGGGAACTACCGCTTCGCGGACACCACGGCGCTGAAGAACGGCACCCCGAACCAGTACTCCTACACCTTTTTGAATCCGAACAACCCGAACGCGCGTGAGCGGGCGGAGTTCTCGGTGCGGCAGCTTTCCGGCTACCTGCAGGACCAGTGGGAAGCGCGCGACAACCTGACGATCACGGCCGGGCTCCGCCTGGACCGCACCAGCTTCCCGGACAAGCCGGCGCAGAACGACTCCGTCGTCAAGTACTACCAGCGCAGCACCGGCAGGGTGGGCGGCGAGGAGATGCAGTTCTCCCCGCGCCTCGGCTTCAACTGGGACGTGGCGGGTGACCAGGTGACGCAGGTGCGTGGCGGCGTGGGCCTGTTCAGCGGCCGTACGCCGTACGTGTGGGTTTCGAACGCCTTCGGCAACACGGGGCTGGACTACGTCCGCTTCACGTGCAATTCGCCCAGCGTGCCGGCGTTCGTCACCGACCCGACCAAGCAGCCCACCGCGTGCACCGGCACGACGAGCTTCACGCCCAACGAGATCAACACGCTGGCGCCGAACTTCGAGCTCCCGCAGGTGTTCCGCGCCTCGTTCGGCGTCGACCGCCGCCTCCCGCGGGACTTCGTGGTGACGTTCGAGGGGCTCTTCAACCAGTCGCTCAGCGACCCCGTGTACCGCAACCTGGCGATCCGCACCGACTCGCTGACGGGCCCGCTCGCCACAGGCGGCTACGTGGAGGGTCGCCCGCGCTACTCGCGCCGCTACCCGAACGGCTCTTTCCCCGCGACCAGCGGCCTGGCCCGCCTGGGCGAGGTGTACGAGGTGTTCAACACGGACGAGAACTACACGTACAGCCTTACCGGGCAGCTCCAGAAGAACTTCGCCCGCACGCTGGATGTGCGCCTGGCGTACACCTTCACGGAATCGCAGGACGTAAACGCGCTGCGCTCCAGCACGGCTTCGTCGAACTTCGTGTTCAACCTGATCGACGGCAATCCGAACGACCCGAAGCTGCGCCCATCGGACTGGCTGGTGAAGCACCGCATTCTGGCGAGCGGCACCTACAGCGCCAACTTCATCCGCCGCGCGCCCACCGAGATCTCCTTCATCTACGAAGGGGAGAGCGGCCGGCCGTACTCGTACCGGTACGACGGCGACGTGAACAACGACAACGCGATCAGCAACGACCTGATCTACGTTCCGCGCAGCATCGGTGAGGTTCGCTTCCAGGCCGCGACGGCCACGCAGCCGATCACGCCGGAGCAGTCGTGGGCGAACCTGAACGCGTTCATCAACAGCGTGGAGTGCCTGCGTGAGTCGCGCGGCAAGGTGCTGCAGCGGAACGCCTGCAACCAGCCGTGGAGCAACCGCTTCGACGTTCGCCTGGCGCAGACCGTTCCGTCGCTGGCCAACCAGCGGGTGCAGCTCACGCTGGACGTGCTGAACTTCGGCAACCTGCTCAACCGCAACTGGGGCTTCAACGAGAGCGTGTCCAACCAGAGCGATCCGCTCCTTCGCGTGACCAACAACACGCCGAACGCCGCCGGCCGTGTGGAGCTCGCGCCGTTCGGCGCCGGGCGCCAGGTGTTCCAGCCGAGCAACCTCGGCTCGCGCTACCAGATCCAGCTCGGCGCGCGCTACCTCTTCTAAGTCCATTGGATGGTGAAGGGTAGTACTGCGCAAAGAAGAGCGGGGCGGCCTGAGAGCCGCCCCGCTCTTCTTTGGTACCCTTGCGCCCGCCGCCGCCGCGGGCTACAACCGAGCGCGCCGGCCGCACGGCCGGGCACGCCTGGACTCCACTTCGCACGCTAGATGAAACCGTTCCTGATCGGGATCGCCGGGGGCACCGGCTCGGGGAAGACCACCGTGGCGCGCCGCATCTACCAGTCGCTGCACCTGGACTCGGCGGTGTTCATCGACCACGACGCCTACTACCGCGACCTGGCCCACATGACGGTGGAGGAGCGGCAGCGGATGAACTTCGACCACCCCGACTCGCTGGACAACGACCTGCTGATCGGGCAGCTGGAGCGGCTGCTGGCGGGCGAGGCGGTGGAGAAGCCGGTCTACGACTTCACCCGCCACACGCGGGCCGCCGAGACGGTGAGGATCGCACCGCGCCACGTGATCCTGGTGGACGGCATCCTCCTCTTCGCCGACGCGCGGCTGCGCGACATGTTCGACCTCAAGATCTTCGTGGACACGGAGGCGGACGTGCGCTTCATCCGCCGCCTGCGCCGCGACATCGAGACGCGCGGGCGCTCGCTGGATGCGGTGATCGACCAGTACCTGAACACCGTGCGCCCCATGCACTTCGAGTTCGTGGAGCCCACCAAGCGCTACGCGGACGTGATCCTTCCGCGCGGGGGGCAGAACACCGCCGGCATCGAGGTGATCGCGGCGCGTATCCGGGAGCGGCTGGCGGAGAAGGCGAGGGCGGAGGCGGGGGAGACCGGCGGTTGACTGCTGCAACGAGCGCGGGAACCGGGGGATGATTCCCCCCGGCTGGGACGACGGGAAGGCGGCTGAAGCCGGCTTGATAGGCGCGGCATTGGTCCCGGAGTCCGCGAAGGCGGACTTTGAGTGGTTCCGGCGGCGAATTCATTCGCTCCTGGATGCGGGCATCGGTCGCATGGCAGGACACGGGCAGCCACGTGGGGCGGCCCCTGCGGGATCGATGCGGGATGCGGAGGTCGAGGAAGGGAGAGGGTGGGCGCGATGAATCGCGCCCCTACGGAGCGGCGGCGCCGTATTCACGTACACGGGCAGATCTCGCCCCCGAATCCGCGAAGGCGGACTTAGTGCTGTTGTTGCAGCGAGTTCACTCGCCCGTACACCACCCCGTCGTGGATTCGGCTTGACCGGCCCGGCGCGGTTCCGGTATACTCACAACGGAAACCCTGTACGAACCCCGCGCGATCCCGGAGGAGCACACCGAGCGCGATCCACGGACCGAATGAGGTGCTGATGCTGCGTGCACCCCCGGTTCTGCTCCTGCTCCTGGCGCTCTTCGGGCTGGGGCTCCCCCCCGGGTTATGGGGGCAGGACCCCGACGAAAGGGCCCCGGTGGTGCCATCCAAGGGCTACCGGCTGGAGCAGAACTACCCCAATCCGCCGAACCCGGATACATACATTCCGTTTTACCTGGAGGAAGGCCTGTTCAAGGATGGCGAGCCCCGGGTCGTCACCATCCGAATCGTAAACATGTTTCGTCAGCTGATCGCCATCCCCAAGGCGGTCGGCCATCCCCGCGGCCGGGACGTGCGCGTGCAGGGGCTCCGCTACACGGAGCCGGGCCGCAAGGTGGCCTACTGGGATGGCCGGGACCTGAACGGAAGGCGCGCCCCCTCGGGGCTCTACTACTGCGAGCTGGTGGTGGGCGACCGGCGCGAGCCGGACCTGATTCGCATCATCGTCGCCAACCCTTCGAAGCGCTCGCGCTTCATTCCCCCCATCTTCAGAAGACAGTGAAGCCGGCCGCGGATTCTGATCCGGGCCGGCTTAACTGTTGTGCTCAGTGCTAAGTGCTAAGTGCTAAGTGCTGAAGGTTACTCAGGACTTGGCACTTAGGACTTAGCACTTTCCGTTCAATCGATCAGATACAGGAACCGCCCGCAGCTCTGGCACGAGCGTACTTCCTCGTTCCGGTCCGCGTCGGAGGCGAGGGCGGTGGGGATCTGGACGAAGCAGCCGTAGCAGGTGCCCCGGATGACCGGGACCACCACGCGGGGCTGTTTGTTCGCGATCCGGCGGTAGCGGTTGCGGACCTCCGGGGCCAGCGCCTCCTCCATCTCCGCGATCTTTTCGTCCAGGATGGTGAGCGCTACGTCGGTGCTCAGCCCGAAGACGGCTTCCTGCACGTCGCGCGACGAGGTCTCTCCCAGCTCGCGGCGCTGCGTCTTCAGGTCCTGGATCTCCAGCAGTGCTTCCAACTGGGGGTGCATACGTGGGACTCTCCGCGCCTCAGACGCCCTTCTCCTGAAGGAGCGCGAGGAATTCCAAAGGATTAGTGAGCTGGTCGAGCCGGGTGGACACGTCCGGCTCCTTGGAGAACTGCGCGATCTTGCCCAGCACCGGCAGGTACTGGTTGGACACCTCCAGCGGCGGCGCCACGATCATGAAGAAGTAGCGCGCCGGCTGCTCGTCGATGGCCTTGAAGTCCACCCCCGACGTCTTGCGGCCGAACGCCACGCGCAGCCGGTTCACCACCAGCGAGCGGCAGTGGGGGATGGCGATCCCCTTGCCGATCCCGGTGGAGCCCAGGTTTTCCCTGCGCTT
The DNA window shown above is from Longimicrobium sp. and carries:
- a CDS encoding energy transducer TonB, which codes for MMRLVALVLLLGACDARQEAMTAPRPIEPLRNAAGKEGSPFQYPEELWEAQVNGETMLRLYITAQGTVDSVRVERTSGYEAFDAAALAGSRSLRFEPARRGAEPVGAWFILPVKFDSGAAADSARDPSPKSVVP
- the udk gene encoding uridine kinase, translating into MKPFLIGIAGGTGSGKTTVARRIYQSLHLDSAVFIDHDAYYRDLAHMTVEERQRMNFDHPDSLDNDLLIGQLERLLAGEAVEKPVYDFTRHTRAAETVRIAPRHVILVDGILLFADARLRDMFDLKIFVDTEADVRFIRRLRRDIETRGRSLDAVIDQYLNTVRPMHFEFVEPTKRYADVILPRGGQNTAGIEVIAARIRERLAEKARAEAGETGG
- a CDS encoding pyridoxal-phosphate dependent enzyme yields the protein MTDFAEQLLARPRHTRPYANIVEAVGWTPLIRLNQVTAGIRTPVYGKAEFMNPGGSVKDRVGPAIIEAAERAGELRPGGTVVEGTSGNTGVGLALAAAIKGYRCIFTIPDKMSQEKVRLLKAFGAEVIVTPTAVAPDHPDNYVMMAKRIAEETPNAILANQFYNQANPEAHYATTAPEIWEQTEGRVTHFVSAAGTGGTLTGVGRFLKERNPEVRVIGGDPVGSILAGYAATGAKPEAAPYKVEGIGQDKIPGTLDMSVVDEWRYVEDRASLGMARRLTREEGLFVGGSAGLICQVALDVAREVDDPDACVVFILCDTGERYLSKIYNDEWMRENRMLEPSRVTARDMVGGKGDNAPAHLIAVAPETPVRQALGFITQHNISQLPVVSEGDCVGHLSEATLMSRVLENTATLDQSVQHLMDAPLPVVDAHVDLPGITRLLNRQNPAVLVRHDGRLTGIITRYDVLRYVTDGR
- a CDS encoding TonB-dependent receptor, with translation MIKRCSQTAAALLCAMLLAFGWAGGAQAQGVTTSAVSGRVTNAAGAPVAGARVLVTSGSTGAQSRVVTREDGRYLVSGLQPGSGYRVEVSGLGLAPQTRTGVTLTLSQTLRLDFTLAAQAIAIEGITARAERSGATFSRTRTGPATTVRDSALQRLPTISRDLSDFTRLVPQIATSGGGSNAAGRNSRFNNIQIDGAVNNDLFGLSTSGTPGGAAGTRPITMEAIQELQVVLAPFDVRQGGFTGAGINAVTKSGTNRFTGTASFFTRDQELVGRYRFRQGDSIALSPEFSNFNETNFGASLGGPIVRNKVHFFMAGERTDRESPTGFVAGQQSSISDPLANRISDILTTQYGYNPGTVGEVKLGRESTNIFGRLDFNLSPNQRLTIRNNYVDAFDDNLTRRNDLYQLGNTMYAFDSRTNSTVGQLNSTFGSNLSNELRVNRTTIRERRDPGTTQLPFVRVGAGGTNFVVAGPENSSVANALNQDLLEITNDLTLSAGAHRITLGTHNEFFQFSNLFAQNIYGNYRFADTTALKNGTPNQYSYTFLNPNNPNARERAEFSVRQLSGYLQDQWEARDNLTITAGLRLDRTSFPDKPAQNDSVVKYYQRSTGRVGGEEMQFSPRLGFNWDVAGDQVTQVRGGVGLFSGRTPYVWVSNAFGNTGLDYVRFTCNSPSVPAFVTDPTKQPTACTGTTSFTPNEINTLAPNFELPQVFRASFGVDRRLPRDFVVTFEGLFNQSLSDPVYRNLAIRTDSLTGPLATGGYVEGRPRYSRRYPNGSFPATSGLARLGEVYEVFNTDENYTYSLTGQLQKNFARTLDVRLAYTFTESQDVNALRSSTASSNFVFNLIDGNPNDPKLRPSDWLVKHRILASGTYSANFIRRAPTEISFIYEGESGRPYSYRYDGDVNNDNAISNDLIYVPRSIGEVRFQAATATQPITPEQSWANLNAFINSVECLRESRGKVLQRNACNQPWSNRFDVRLAQTVPSLANQRVQLTLDVLNFGNLLNRNWGFNESVSNQSDPLLRVTNNTPNAAGRVELAPFGAGRQVFQPSNLGSRYQIQLGARYLF
- a CDS encoding PTS sugar transporter subunit IIA, coding for MELREFFNEDAIQLDLKGESKDEILKELIALLKVDEKSQGILFKMLKRRENLGSTGIGKGIAIPHCRSLVVNRLRVAFGRKTSGVDFKAIDEQPARYFFMIVAPPLEVSNQYLPVLGKIAQFSKEPDVSTRLDQLTNPLEFLALLQEKGV
- the mutS gene encoding DNA mismatch repair protein MutS, with product MSSEDTPLMMQWREVKARHPDAFVFFRVGDFYELFNEDAVEGSSLLGLTLTSRNNGGSKAPLAGIPAHSLENYLRKLVGLGRRAAICDQVEDPALAKGLVRREVTEMVTPGAVFSDALLDARRNNYLAAVSGDPAGEGSVALALADLSTGEVTVRAVAWEELADVLGAARPAELLLPRSWELFPGTPPAEATRTFRGDWLFEPGTAREELQRHFRVANLSGFGFEAGDAPLVGAVGALVAYLNEVQPAGFGALRPPRVERPGHAMPLDEMTRRNLELVETLRGGGAEGTLLGVMDEALTPMGGRLLRRWLLAPLLDGERINARLDAVEELFGDDGVRRDARAALAEIRDLERLGVKVGTGRVNPREMLALAASLGRLPPLRAALADCKAALLQEHLDAIEPMDDVRELVALAIDAEAPVSVAEGGVIRAGFNAELDELRSVRDGAVDWIARLQARERERTGIGSLKVGFNRVFGYYLEITRTHADRVPSDYHRKQTLANAERYYTPELKEWEEKVLGAEERIAALETRLFAELRASVARELPRIQRVAERVAAVDVLAGLAEAACRRDFCRPAVDDGFALEIRGGRHPVVETMMPREEFIPNDLSLDTERRVMILTGPNMAGKSTILRQVGLIVLLAQIGSFVPARTARIGIVDRIFTRVGASDNLVRGQSTFMVEMNETAAILHGATARSLVLLDEIGRGTSTWDGLSVATATTEHLHDVTGAKTVFATHYHELTRLAERLSGVVNFSVAVREVGEDIVFLRRLIAGGADRSYGVEVARLAGLPGTVVERAREILRELEAQAEPAPPSNGRVQLPAQLALFEPDPHPAVARLRRVDVNQVTPMQALALLAELAEAARS
- a CDS encoding C4-type zinc ribbon domain-containing protein, which gives rise to MHPQLEALLEIQDLKTQRRELGETSSRDVQEAVFGLSTDVALTILDEKIAEMEEALAPEVRNRYRRIANKQPRVVVPVIRGTCYGCFVQIPTALASDADRNEEVRSCQSCGRFLYLID